One Vulcanisaeta thermophila genomic region harbors:
- a CDS encoding [LysW]-aminoadipate/[LysW]-glutamate kinase codes for MLLIIKVGGSVIRRGLDPLVSEVPGLVRDGFRVVIAHGGGWFVNELMERMGMKPRFVTSPSGVVSRYTDLETLRVYVMGMMYLNKELVGRLQGVGVRAIGLSGLDGGLLRARRKESLVIIDERGRERVIDGGYTGKIEGANTDLVTKLLDDGYVPVIAPVAMDVKTGGPLNVDSDQVIEALAQSMTPNYALILTDVDGLLIGGNVVKRLTPEEALALFKNPEVKGGMRRKIYMAAQLASKGVYTIISNGTVENPIRSALAGLGTHITASR; via the coding sequence GTGCTCCTTATCATTAAGGTGGGTGGGTCTGTGATTAGGAGGGGTCTGGACCCCCTGGTTAGTGAGGTTCCTGGGTTGGTTAGGGATGGTTTTAGGGTTGTTATTGCACATGGTGGTGGTTGGTTTGTTAATGAGTTGATGGAGAGGATGGGTATGAAGCCCAGGTTCGTGACAAGCCCCAGTGGTGTGGTTAGTAGGTACACCGACCTGGAGACCCTGAGGGTGTACGTGATGGGCATGATGTACCTCAACAAGGAGTTGGTGGGTAGGTTGCAGGGTGTGGGTGTTAGGGCCATTGGGTTGAGTGGCCTCGATGGTGGTCTGCTCAGGGCTAGGAGGAAGGAGAGCCTGGTGATAATTGATGAGAGGGGTAGGGAGAGGGTGATCGATGGTGGCTACACAGGTAAGATAGAGGGTGCGAATACGGACCTAGTGACCAAACTCCTCGATGATGGTTACGTACCCGTGATAGCGCCCGTGGCCATGGACGTGAAGACAGGGGGCCCCTTGAACGTGGACAGTGACCAGGTTATTGAGGCTTTGGCTCAGTCCATGACCCCCAACTACGCATTAATACTCACGGACGTGGATGGATTACTAATAGGGGGTAATGTGGTTAAGAGGCTAACGCCTGAGGAAGCCCTGGCCCTGTTCAAGAACCCAGAGGTTAAGGGTGGTATGAGGAGGAAGATCTACATGGCGGCCCAACTGGCCTCTAAGGGGGTTTACACAATAATATCCAATGGAACCGTGGAGAACCCCATAAGGAGTGCACTGGCGGGCCTTGGGACCCACATCACGGCCTCTAGATAA
- the lysW/argW gene encoding alpha-aminoadipate/glutamate carrier protein LysW gives MPTKVTCQVCGADINVPDDVLDGELVSCPSCGQKYQVVIQNGLIQLKLINVEEEDWGE, from the coding sequence ATGCCCACAAAGGTGACCTGTCAGGTCTGTGGTGCGGATATAAACGTACCTGATGATGTACTCGACGGCGAGTTGGTCTCCTGCCCATCCTGCGGTCAGAAATACCAGGTGGTTATTCAGAATGGCTTAATACAGCTTAAGTTGATAAATGTTGAGGAGGAGGATTGGGGCGAGTAA
- the lysX gene encoding lysine biosynthesis protein LysX, translated as MVIETLHFIYDVARLDERLLIREFEAAGAPFKLVNAEQLIFRFPGNDLRGTAFIRTISQVRTQLIAQLYESLGGSSINPARSIINGNNKAVTLALLSRFNVPTPNTLVAFSGELAVKSLDQVGRPTIVKPIHGSWGRLVSLVHGPEDLELLTRHRESMENPQYSVYLLQEFIRKPGRDIRVTVVGDRAVAAIYRYAVTDDWRTNTARGGKAEPVKIDPELEDISVRATKAVGAYYAGVDVVESDGGYKVLEVNTVPEFKNVQRVTGVNVARAIVELTIDLIKRGF; from the coding sequence GTGGTCATTGAAACACTACACTTCATCTACGACGTCGCAAGGCTCGATGAGAGGCTCCTAATTAGGGAGTTCGAGGCAGCCGGGGCACCCTTTAAGCTGGTTAACGCGGAGCAGTTAATCTTCAGGTTCCCAGGCAATGACCTAAGGGGTACCGCGTTTATTAGGACCATAAGCCAGGTAAGGACACAGTTAATCGCGCAGCTTTACGAGAGCCTTGGCGGCTCCTCAATAAACCCAGCCCGCTCAATAATCAACGGTAACAACAAGGCGGTAACCCTGGCATTACTGAGTAGGTTCAACGTACCCACACCCAACACCCTAGTGGCGTTCTCGGGGGAATTGGCCGTGAAGTCCCTGGACCAGGTGGGCCGCCCAACCATTGTGAAGCCCATCCATGGCTCCTGGGGTAGGCTTGTGAGCCTGGTTCACGGGCCCGAGGACCTGGAACTCCTCACTAGGCATAGGGAGTCCATGGAGAACCCACAGTACAGTGTCTACCTACTCCAGGAATTCATAAGGAAGCCTGGGCGTGACATCAGGGTCACGGTGGTTGGGGATAGGGCCGTGGCTGCCATTTACAGGTACGCAGTCACTGATGACTGGAGAACAAACACCGCGAGAGGTGGTAAGGCGGAGCCCGTTAAGATAGACCCGGAGCTTGAGGACATAAGTGTAAGGGCCACGAAGGCAGTGGGCGCTTACTACGCGGGGGTTGATGTGGTGGAGTCTGACGGTGGTTACAAGGTCCTTGAGGTTAACACAGTGCCTGAGTTCAAGAACGTCCAGAGGGTCACGGGTGTCAATGTGGCGAGGGCCATTGTGGAGCTAACCATCGACCTGATCAAGAGGGGCTTCTAA
- a CDS encoding M20/M25/M40 family metallo-hydrolase, with the protein MMFTDDFKIKMLMEALSIYSPTGNEHEFAKFLYEFMNSQGVDVKIDDVGNVIATRGLGKPTLWLHAHMDTVPGMLEVRRVGDKVIGRGASDDKGPLMAMVFALLETRVVKGTVVFTGVVHEEGDSLGTKFLINSAVAPRPDGIIVAEPTGVNKVVTKYRGGVKAVIRVSTRGGHASNPDLDSNAIIKAWEIYRELSTALRSGTSYENFLVTPTMMQCGEAENVIPSRCQLTLDIRIPPGRTCSDVAKAVNDVLSNHRDGVSIELRPCTEPVEVDINNPAVRAVSRAIIKTLNQRPILARKWGTSDMNELVALTRNLVAYGPGEGFFSHSEEEFVRVDDYLNAIKIYRNSILEFMNIVQP; encoded by the coding sequence ATGATGTTCACGGATGATTTCAAGATTAAAATGCTCATGGAGGCACTAAGCATATACTCACCCACGGGTAATGAGCACGAATTCGCAAAGTTCCTATACGAATTCATGAACTCCCAGGGCGTTGATGTTAAAATCGACGATGTGGGCAATGTAATAGCCACCAGGGGCCTTGGAAAACCCACCCTGTGGCTCCACGCACACATGGACACTGTGCCCGGGATGCTGGAGGTGAGGAGGGTTGGCGATAAGGTAATTGGTAGGGGTGCGTCGGACGATAAGGGCCCACTCATGGCCATGGTCTTCGCACTCCTGGAGACACGCGTGGTTAAGGGTACGGTGGTCTTCACGGGGGTTGTTCATGAGGAGGGCGATAGCCTTGGGACGAAGTTCCTAATAAACAGCGCAGTGGCCCCAAGGCCCGACGGTATAATAGTGGCGGAGCCCACTGGGGTGAATAAGGTGGTTACCAAGTACAGGGGTGGGGTTAAGGCGGTCATAAGGGTGAGCACCAGGGGAGGCCACGCATCAAACCCAGACCTGGACTCCAACGCAATAATAAAGGCGTGGGAGATCTACAGGGAATTAAGCACCGCCCTAAGGTCCGGGACATCCTACGAGAACTTCCTAGTAACACCCACAATGATGCAGTGCGGTGAGGCGGAGAACGTAATACCCAGCAGGTGCCAATTAACACTGGACATAAGAATACCACCTGGCAGGACGTGCAGTGACGTAGCCAAAGCCGTGAACGACGTACTGAGTAACCACAGGGACGGTGTTAGTATTGAGTTGAGGCCATGCACCGAGCCCGTGGAGGTGGACATAAACAACCCAGCGGTCAGGGCGGTCTCAAGGGCGATAATAAAAACCCTAAACCAAAGACCCATACTGGCCAGGAAGTGGGGGACGAGCGACATGAACGAGCTTGTGGCCCTAACAAGGAACTTGGTGGCTTATGGACCTGGGGAGGGCTTCTTCTCTCACTCTGAGGAGGAGTTTGTGCGGGTGGATGATTATTTAAACGCCATAAAGATATACCGCAACTCCATCCTGGAATTCATGAACATAGTGCAACCATAA
- a CDS encoding homocitrate synthase/isopropylmalate synthase family protein, which yields MDGEDVIREVTSEWPLPPRLMFSSFHIEPEVPSELYITDTTFRDGQQAFNAYGVEDARELFRLLGELDNGSGRIIRSEFFLYTERDRAIVKAVRELNLEYPRVIGWGRARIEDVQLVKEAGLDEMVMLMSISDIHIKYKFNSTRDRVVSKYLAVAGYALKEGIRLRCSLEDITRADIGFALSFAEKLLRLSEKYGVEVTIKLPDTTGVGVPFPFAQLPYSIPKLVWVFRKVLGIPSDRLEFHGHGDYHMAVANAVSAWLYGAAINNATLLGIGERAGNVPIEALVIWYARIRGSFDGMNPRVISKIADFFRGLGYEVPRYQPIVGSNAFSTAAGIHVQAQLRNPITYLSMDPQIIGRSASIVIGPYSGRSAIYHWLVTHGFRADEDVVNRVYNRVVELYNNGLRRPLTDEELMRITSEVLSLNQ from the coding sequence GTGGATGGTGAGGATGTTATCAGGGAGGTGACCTCTGAATGGCCTCTTCCTCCGAGGTTAATGTTCAGTAGCTTCCACATAGAGCCTGAGGTGCCCAGTGAGTTGTACATAACGGATACCACGTTTAGGGATGGTCAGCAGGCATTCAATGCCTATGGTGTTGAGGATGCCAGGGAGTTGTTCAGGCTCCTTGGTGAGTTGGATAATGGTAGTGGTAGGATCATAAGGAGCGAGTTCTTCCTATACACCGAGAGGGATAGGGCCATTGTTAAGGCCGTTAGGGAGTTAAACCTCGAGTACCCAAGGGTGATTGGTTGGGGTAGGGCTAGGATTGAGGATGTTCAATTGGTCAAGGAGGCGGGGCTTGATGAGATGGTAATGCTCATGTCCATATCGGACATACACATTAAGTACAAGTTCAACTCCACAAGGGATAGGGTGGTGAGTAAGTACCTAGCCGTGGCAGGCTACGCACTGAAGGAGGGGATTAGGCTCAGGTGTAGCCTTGAGGATATAACCAGGGCAGACATAGGCTTCGCACTATCCTTCGCAGAAAAACTACTGAGGCTTAGTGAGAAGTACGGTGTTGAGGTAACCATTAAGTTACCGGACACCACAGGCGTCGGGGTCCCATTCCCATTTGCTCAACTGCCATACTCAATACCAAAGCTTGTCTGGGTCTTTAGGAAGGTGCTGGGCATACCCAGTGATAGGCTTGAGTTCCATGGGCATGGGGACTACCACATGGCAGTGGCTAACGCGGTCTCCGCGTGGTTGTACGGGGCCGCCATAAACAACGCCACACTACTGGGTATTGGGGAGAGGGCGGGTAACGTGCCCATAGAGGCGTTGGTGATTTGGTACGCGAGGATAAGGGGCTCCTTCGATGGTATGAACCCAAGGGTCATCTCGAAAATAGCCGACTTCTTCAGGGGCCTGGGTTACGAGGTGCCCAGGTACCAACCCATAGTGGGTAGTAACGCCTTCTCCACGGCAGCGGGCATACACGTACAGGCGCAGTTGAGGAACCCAATAACCTACCTCTCCATGGACCCACAGATAATAGGTAGGAGCGCGAGTATAGTGATTGGGCCATACTCGGGCAGGAGCGCGATATACCACTGGCTGGTCACGCATGGGTTCAGGGCTGATGAGGACGTGGTGAATAGGGTGTACAATAGGGTTGTGGAGCTCTACAACAATGGGTTAAGGAGGCCCCTAACCGATGAGGAGCTCATGAGGATAACCAGCGAGGTTTTATCACTCAACCAATGA
- a CDS encoding aspartate aminotransferase family protein: protein MMEELMGFEDQYLARYYTKRRIVIVRGSMQYVWDSNGNKYLDAHTGFGVAFLGHRNPRVVEAIKEQLDKILTVPLTFYNDARASFIREFMRIVPNTYGKVFLQNSGTEAVEVALKIARKISKRAEFLAFMNSFHGRTLGALSVTGNEKYRRAFEPLPYRVRFAPFNAVDQVDKLVTEDLAAVIVEPVQGEGGVNPARPEFLRALRQVTSERNVLLIFDEVQTGFGRTGYYWAFQGYGVEPDIFTAGKSIAGGLPIGVTVVRREFGDVFEPGEHGSTFAGNPLVMAAARAGVEVLISENVPERVRYMGEKLLRELSDELSGLKPVLRVKGMGFMLGVELKKRADPYLDPLIGMGLLASVAGGTTIRLLPPYCITDDDVGLIIQSLRKSLVE, encoded by the coding sequence ATGATGGAGGAGTTGATGGGGTTTGAGGATCAGTACCTGGCGCGTTACTACACTAAGAGGAGGATTGTGATTGTGAGGGGCTCCATGCAGTATGTCTGGGACTCTAATGGTAATAAGTACCTGGACGCACACACGGGCTTTGGCGTTGCCTTCCTGGGGCATAGGAATCCGAGGGTTGTGGAGGCCATTAAGGAGCAGTTGGATAAGATACTAACCGTACCACTGACCTTCTACAATGATGCCAGGGCATCCTTCATTAGGGAGTTCATGAGGATCGTACCCAACACATACGGTAAGGTATTCCTACAGAACAGTGGTACCGAGGCTGTGGAGGTTGCGTTGAAGATAGCCAGGAAGATTAGTAAGAGGGCTGAGTTCCTGGCGTTCATGAACTCGTTCCACGGTAGGACGTTGGGTGCGCTCTCGGTGACTGGTAATGAGAAGTATAGGAGGGCCTTTGAGCCCCTGCCTTACAGGGTTAGGTTTGCGCCGTTTAATGCGGTGGATCAGGTGGATAAGTTGGTGACTGAGGATTTGGCCGCTGTCATTGTGGAGCCTGTACAGGGTGAGGGTGGTGTTAACCCCGCGAGGCCTGAGTTCCTGAGGGCCCTTAGGCAGGTGACCAGTGAGAGGAATGTCCTTTTGATATTTGACGAGGTTCAGACTGGCTTTGGGAGGACTGGTTATTACTGGGCCTTTCAGGGCTATGGTGTGGAGCCTGACATATTCACCGCGGGTAAGTCAATAGCGGGTGGGTTGCCCATTGGTGTTACGGTGGTTAGGAGGGAGTTTGGTGATGTGTTCGAGCCTGGGGAGCACGGATCCACATTCGCTGGTAATCCCCTCGTCATGGCTGCGGCCAGGGCTGGTGTTGAGGTATTAATTAGTGAGAACGTGCCCGAGAGGGTTAGGTACATGGGTGAGAAGTTGCTTAGGGAGTTGAGTGATGAGTTATCAGGCCTTAAGCCCGTCCTTAGGGTTAAGGGTATGGGTTTCATGCTTGGTGTGGAGCTTAAGAAGAGGGCTGACCCGTACCTAGACCCGTTGATTGGCATGGGGCTCCTCGCCAGCGTGGCTGGTGGTACGACCATTAGGCTTTTACCGCCCTACTGCATTACTGATGATGATGTGGGCTTGATAATACAGTCGCTTAGGAAGTCATTGGTTGAGTGA
- a CDS encoding RimK family alpha-L-glutamate ligase, which yields MSWVFPESDGTVSMLIDLVRSEERLLIREFGNAGVDLRLVNVDRVPLDLDRINEELLADAVLVRVMSHVKAITVARLLNMMGVATINRGDALDLSWNKALTLARLKSLGIPTVPSKLVMGYANGDPEYPLIVKPISGSWGRLIGLVRSGEELGLLLSHRRLMGGQHSLVLIQPFIGDGTDYRLFVIGGEVVAAMMRRPSADDWRSNVARGGRAFAIKPSPEMEELAVKAVEALGLDYAGVDLIYSEDRGYMVNEVNGVPEFRGLMSVTNINIAGRLVDYVVGVVRR from the coding sequence TTGAGTTGGGTTTTCCCCGAGAGTGATGGAACGGTTTCCATGTTAATAGACCTGGTGAGGAGTGAGGAGAGACTCCTCATTAGGGAGTTTGGGAATGCGGGTGTTGATCTACGCCTGGTTAATGTGGATAGGGTTCCCCTTGATTTGGACAGGATCAATGAGGAGCTCCTGGCGGATGCGGTTTTGGTTAGGGTTATGAGTCATGTTAAGGCCATAACCGTGGCCAGGCTTTTGAACATGATGGGTGTGGCGACCATAAATAGGGGCGATGCCCTGGACCTTTCCTGGAACAAGGCCCTAACGCTGGCTAGGCTTAAGTCCCTGGGCATACCCACGGTACCCAGTAAGTTAGTCATGGGCTATGCCAATGGGGACCCGGAGTACCCACTCATTGTTAAGCCCATTAGTGGTTCCTGGGGTAGGTTGATTGGGCTTGTGAGGAGTGGTGAGGAGTTGGGGCTCCTCCTCAGTCATAGGAGGTTGATGGGTGGTCAGCACTCCCTGGTCCTGATCCAGCCCTTCATTGGTGATGGGACTGATTATAGGTTGTTTGTGATTGGTGGTGAGGTGGTGGCTGCTATGATGAGGAGGCCCAGCGCCGATGATTGGAGGAGTAACGTGGCCAGAGGTGGTAGGGCCTTCGCCATAAAGCCCAGCCCCGAGATGGAGGAGTTGGCGGTTAAGGCTGTGGAGGCCCTGGGCCTTGACTACGCGGGTGTGGATTTGATTTATAGTGAGGATCGTGGGTACATGGTCAATGAGGTTAATGGTGTCCCTGAGTTCAGGGGGTTGATGAGCGTAACCAATATTAACATTGCGGGTAGGCTCGTGGATTACGTGGTGGGGGTGGTTAGGAGATGA
- the argC gene encoding N-acetyl-gamma-glutamyl-phosphate reductase — MSNTKRVCVVGASGITGGELLRLLLTHPGVDLVCATSREYKGEYLFRIHPNLRGRTTLTFSDSTIDAVLKAEPDAVFLALPHGQSINWVPKLYETGLTIIDLSADFRLKDPRAYMEWYDFKEPHPYPDLLAKAVYGLPELHREELRNAKLIAVPGCMATAAIISLAPPVKQGIIETGRIVVDAKISSSGAGAHAPRLDLHPFRTYVIRPYEVVHHRHTAEIEQELSRLTNREVKVAFTPHAVDLVRGILTTSHTWLTKEVTEPDIWKTYRSMYNNEPFIRIVKDRAGYQRYPDVKYVIGSNLVDIGFEIDQRLNRLVILAAIDNLMKGASGQAVQAFNIAMGFEETTALTTIPLYPV, encoded by the coding sequence ATGAGTAACACCAAGAGGGTCTGCGTAGTCGGGGCCAGCGGAATCACAGGCGGCGAACTACTAAGGCTACTCCTAACCCACCCAGGGGTTGACCTCGTCTGCGCCACATCGAGGGAGTACAAGGGAGAGTACCTATTCAGGATACACCCAAACCTAAGGGGCAGGACAACACTAACCTTCAGCGACTCCACAATAGACGCAGTACTCAAGGCGGAGCCCGACGCAGTATTCCTGGCACTACCACACGGACAAAGCATAAACTGGGTACCCAAACTCTACGAAACAGGACTAACAATCATAGACCTAAGCGCAGACTTCAGACTAAAGGACCCAAGGGCATACATGGAATGGTACGACTTCAAAGAACCACACCCATACCCAGACCTACTCGCAAAGGCAGTCTACGGACTACCCGAACTACACAGGGAGGAGCTGAGAAACGCGAAACTAATAGCGGTCCCAGGGTGCATGGCAACAGCCGCAATAATATCCCTAGCACCACCCGTGAAACAAGGCATAATAGAAACAGGGAGGATAGTGGTAGACGCAAAAATCTCAAGCTCAGGAGCAGGAGCCCACGCACCAAGACTCGACCTACACCCCTTCAGAACATACGTAATAAGACCATACGAAGTGGTACACCACAGACACACAGCAGAAATAGAACAGGAACTATCAAGACTAACCAACAGGGAAGTCAAGGTAGCCTTCACACCACACGCAGTGGACCTAGTAAGGGGAATACTAACCACATCCCACACATGGCTCACAAAGGAAGTAACCGAACCAGACATATGGAAAACCTACAGATCAATGTACAACAACGAACCCTTCATAAGGATAGTGAAGGACAGGGCAGGGTACCAACGCTACCCAGACGTAAAATACGTAATAGGAAGCAACCTAGTGGACATAGGATTCGAAATAGACCAAAGACTAAACAGACTAGTCATACTAGCAGCCATAGACAACCTAATGAAAGGAGCCTCAGGACAGGCAGTACAGGCATTCAACATAGCCATGGGGTTTGAGGAAACCACAGCACTAACAACAATACCACTATACCCAGTATAA
- the cas6 gene encoding CRISPR-associated endoribonuclease Cas6 — MPLFIFNLELKPKTALPLTGFTGYIAESLTLNIIGTVDKELAKKLHDTKTPKPFSVTPIIIDGKPIIMGDHVVEPGKALTIRVTAINNMGPILAEALDKVGTVRIGNVETTVEVKEALIITEEKLREDRGSRIRINFLTPVRFARKPLMRRRKPMFDFCPTPVNLARSALIHMQMTMKTTPTKTPTKLLRWIFTYVYMRDMIGRVVAVKHKNKPQLGFLGSAEYEINSARRVRREQFWTLLNYAELMNVGTGRSAGFGLIKITTP; from the coding sequence GTGCCCTTATTCATATTCAACCTCGAACTAAAGCCAAAAACAGCCCTACCCCTAACGGGATTCACAGGATACATCGCAGAATCACTAACACTAAACATAATAGGGACCGTGGACAAGGAACTGGCGAAGAAACTACACGACACAAAAACACCCAAACCCTTCTCAGTAACGCCAATAATCATCGACGGAAAACCCATCATAATGGGGGACCACGTGGTGGAGCCAGGCAAGGCACTAACCATCAGGGTAACCGCAATAAACAACATGGGACCAATACTCGCCGAAGCACTGGACAAGGTAGGCACCGTCAGGATAGGCAATGTGGAGACCACGGTGGAGGTAAAGGAGGCCCTAATAATAACGGAGGAAAAACTAAGGGAGGACAGGGGATCCAGGATCAGGATAAACTTCCTAACACCAGTGAGGTTCGCCAGGAAACCCCTAATGAGGCGCAGAAAACCCATGTTCGACTTCTGCCCCACACCAGTGAACCTAGCCAGGTCAGCCCTAATACACATGCAAATGACCATGAAAACAACACCCACAAAAACACCCACAAAACTCCTCAGGTGGATCTTCACATACGTGTACATGAGGGACATGATAGGCAGGGTAGTCGCAGTAAAACACAAAAACAAACCCCAACTGGGCTTCCTAGGCAGTGCGGAGTACGAAATAAACAGCGCAAGGAGAGTAAGGAGGGAACAATTCTGGACACTACTAAACTACGCAGAACTAATGAACGTAGGAACAGGAAGAAGCGCAGGATTCGGACTCATAAAAATAACAACCCCATAA
- the cas4 gene encoding CRISPR-associated protein Cas4, which produces MLGRVFNRVRLFSVGDLPIEVRGWSREVSDVSLEYMPSVSEVFSPCPTHRDVYLRRVLNVAVKPNDSLNLGRALHDVFLAPFRLINRVGVGGLIDELFRLKQDVISQVPGDLRGFASIVFEHSARFLMDITLDDYPIPISVEPGLGGVYLW; this is translated from the coding sequence ATGTTGGGTAGGGTCTTTAATAGGGTTAGGTTGTTTAGTGTTGGGGATTTACCAATTGAGGTTAGGGGCTGGTCCAGGGAGGTTTCCGATGTAAGCCTTGAATACATGCCCAGCGTCTCCGAGGTCTTCTCGCCATGCCCTACGCATAGGGATGTTTATCTTAGGCGTGTCCTTAATGTTGCCGTTAAGCCCAATGATTCATTGAACCTGGGTAGGGCTTTGCATGATGTTTTCCTAGCACCCTTTAGGTTGATCAATAGGGTTGGGGTTGGGGGTTTAATTGATGAGTTGTTCAGGTTGAAGCAGGATGTCATCTCTCAAGTCCCTGGGGATCTCAGGGGCTTCGCATCCATAGTGTTTGAGCACTCGGCCAGGTTCTTAATGGACATAACCCTTGATGATTACCCAATACCCATAAGCGTTGAGCCTGGGCTCGGCGGTGTTTATTTATGGTGA
- a CDS encoding CRISPR-associated endonuclease Cas1: MFIYGDKGGKPSLTLDVMEPFRPVVDKSLIFSKPRVELVNGYLTYESKGLVSKVVLGFKLQGLPTAPTTFSVFYFVVRSVITY, encoded by the coding sequence GTGTTTATTTATGGTGACAAAGGCGGTAAACCCAGCCTTACCCTTGATGTCATGGAGCCCTTTAGGCCCGTTGTTGATAAGTCCTTAATATTCTCGAAACCTAGGGTTGAGTTAGTCAATGGCTACCTAACCTATGAGTCCAAGGGCCTCGTTTCTAAGGTGGTGCTTGGGTTTAAACTCCAGGGTTTACCTACCGCGCCCACTACATTTAGTGTTTTTTATTTTGTAGTACGGTCTGTAATAACCTATTGA